The genomic stretch AGCCGTCAGGTCCGCAATCTCGAGGAGCAACTGGGTGAGACATTGCTGGTGCGCCGGCACCACCATCTTGAGCTTACTCCTGCGGGCACTGAACTCCTGGCGACACTCCAGCACGCCTTCCACAATGTCGAACTGACCGTTCGCAACATCATGGAACGCGGTAACCTGCGTCGACTGCGCATCAATGTCCCACCGACCTTTGCCAGACGATGGCTGATGCCTCGCCTTGGCAGGCTGCGTCGTGTCCTGCCAGATATCGACATCAGTATCACGACCGACCTTCAGGACAGCCTCTCTGAGCGCAGTTTGTTAGATTGCGCCATTCGCTTTGGTGACGGGGAATGGCCGATGCTGAATGCGGATCTGCTGATGACGGAGCGTCACATCGCCGTCTGCGCCCCGTCGCTTCTTGAGGAGGCAAAGCACGATCAGGCACTCGATCTCGCAAGGCTCACCTTTCTGCATGTCCTCGCCTCAGCCGACAGACGCTACCTGACTTGGCAAAGATGGCTGGATGCTGCAGGACTGACGGAGACCGATACGGCAGGGGGGCTGGAGTTTGACCTGCTTGATCTCGCGATCGAAGCGGCTTCCTCGGGTCTCGGCGTGACGGTTGCCGACCGTTTCATGGTTCAGGATCTGATTGATCAGGGCAAACTGACCGAAGTGCTTGATGTAGAAGTAGAAGGGCACGAATCCTACTGGCTGGTGGCCCGGACAGACAGTCCGCCCAACCCGAATGTTTCCGCGTTCCGTTCATGGTTGCTGGAAGAACTGCAAACGTCGACTGGTTCCAGCAAGACGACAAAGTAACGCAGCATTCCTTTTTTTCATGCTTCACCCGAAAAATCCTCGCTTGCGAGACCGGGCGAAAGAGATCCACCCTTGCATCGACTTGCAAGGAGACATCTGTGGAACGCTATCAGAATTTCATCGGCGGTCTTTTCGTCGAACCGAGAACCGCGAACACAATCGATGTTCGCAATCCGGCAACAGGCGACATCTTCACATCAGTTCCGGCAGCAACGGCCGATGAAGTCGTCGACGCAGTAAGGGCGGCGTCAAAGGCGCAACGTGATTGGGCAAGGCAGCCGGCCATAAATCGCGGGGAAGCCCTTCGCAAGCTCGCAAACATCCTGGAGAAGAACGCTGGCCGGATCGGTGAGGCGCTGGCGCGGGAATCGGGCAAGAGCCTGGCGGATGCGACCGGAGAGGTGATCTATGGCGTCGAACTGATGCGCTACCACGCCGAATGGGCCCGCCGGATCGAAGGCGAAGTGATCGACAGCGACACGCCCGACGAGACGCTGATGCTCAAGCGCGCGCCAATCGGCATTGTTGCCTGCCTGATCCCTTTCAATTTTCCCATCTATACACTGGTGCGCAAAATCGCCCCGGCCCTCATTACAGGGAACGCCGTTGTGGTGCGCCCCAGCAATACGACACCCACATCGGCCTTCGTCTTTGCCGAATGCATTGCCGAGGCGGACCTGCCGCCGGGTCTCGTCAACATCATGACCATGAGCCATGACGTGGCCGAGGCGATGTGCACCCGGCCCGAGATAGGCATGATCACGCTGACTGGGAGCGTGTCGGCGGGGCAGAAAGTGCTTGATTTCTGCAAGGCAAACATTGCCAAGCCATCTCTTGAACTGGGCGGAAAGACGCCTGTAATTGTCGAACCGGATGCCGATCTTGATGCCGTAGCCAAAGGCGTCCTGGCGGCCAAGACGGCTCATTGTGGGCAGGTCTGTACATCCGTGGAACGTCTTTATGTGCACCGGTCAGTGCATGATGCTCTGCTTGAAAAGCTGAAGGCATCGTTTTCCGACAGGAACTTTGGGGATCGGTCGTCCAATCCACAAGCAATGGGTCCACTTGCGAGCGAAACCGCACGGAGTCGCGTGCACGCCATGGTCGAAAGGGCCATGGCAGAAGGTGCCAATCTGGAGACCGGCGGCTTTGTTCCGCAAGGTGCCGGCTATTTCTATCCTCCCACTTTGTTGTCCGGCTGCCGGCATGACATGGAGATCGTCCGGGAAGAGGTCTTCGGACCGGTCCTGCCGGTGATCATCTATGACGATTTCGACGCAGCGCTTGCCATGGCAAGCGACCACCAGTTCGGCCTCGCCTCCGTCGTCTTCACCGAGAATTACCGAAAGGTGATGAAGGCCGCGAACGAGATCGAGGCGGGCGAACTCTACATCAACCGCTTCCCGGCCGATCCCTACCAGGGTTACCACGCCGGCTGGAAACGCTCCGGCCTCGGTGGCGACGACGGCAAGCACGGCATGCTGGAATTCACCCAGACCCGCCTCGTCATCCTCAAGCAGTGATTGCCGATTAGCCGGCTCAAGAATTTTTCATCGGGGGCAGTCATGAAAGTCGCTTCACTCAAGACACACGTTGTCGCAACGCCCGCGCCGCATATCGGCGGTATGTACTGGATCTTCGTCGAGCTGGAGACGGCCTGCGGCATCAAGGGCGTCGGCGAGATCTATTCGACCGCCTTCCACCCCTCTGGCATCGCGGTTCTCGTCGAAGACGTCTTCACCCGCTATCTCGAAGGTCACGACCCGCACCAGATCGAGCGCTTCTGGCGCGCGGCCTATTCGAGCGGCTTCACCCAGCGGCCGGACCCGACCATGGTCGGGATCATCTCCGGCCTCGAAATCGCCTGCTGGGACATCATCGGCAAGGCTGGCGGACGGCCGGTCGCCGATCTGCTGGGCGGCCCGGTCCACGACAAGCTGCGCGCCTACACCTACCTCTATCCGAAGAATTCAGCCGGGGAATACGACTACAACGATCCCGATCTCGCCGCCGAAGAGGCGATCCGCATGGTCGAGGCGGGTTTCACCGGGCTGAAATTCGATCCGGCGGGCCCCTATACCAATTATTCCGGTCACCAGCTGTCACTGCCGGTCATGGACCGCTGCGAAGAGTTCTGCCGCAAGATCCGTGATGCCATCGGCAACCGCGCCGACATCCTTTTCGGCACCCATGGCCAGATGGTGCCCTCCTCGGCGATCCGACTTGCGAAGCGGCTGGAGAGATACGATCCGCTCTGGTTCGAGGAGCCCGTTCCTCCCGGCCAGGAAGCGGCGATGGCGGAAGTCGCCCGCGCCACTTCGATCCCCGTCTCGACGGGCGAGCGGCTGACGACGAAATACGAATTCCAGAGAGTATTGCAGCTTGGCTCTGCCTCCATCCTGCAGATGAATGTCGCTCGCGTCGGTGGGCTTCTGGAAGCAAAGAAGATCGCCGGGATGGCCGAAACCTTTTATGCGCAGATCGCGCCGCATCTCTATAACGGCCCGGTCGGGGCAGCCGCCTCGATTCAGCTCGCGGCCACCTGCCCGAACTTCCTGATCCACGAGGCGATCATGGATTTCGGCGGCTTCCATGCCGAGGTGCTGAAGACGAAGCTCGGCTTCGACGACGGCTATCTCATTCCGTCGCGCGAGCCGGGCCTCGGCATCGAACTGAACGACGAGGTCATCGCAAAGCACACGCCCTATACCGGCGACAGGCTGCACCTGCAGATGGCGCCCGAGCATGCCGACGTAAAGGCCTTCGCACCGGCCAAGGGCTGAGGATATCCTATGATCTTCGATTTCATCGTGGTCGGTGCAGGCTCGGCAGGCTGCATCGTGGCCAGCCGCCTGAGCGAAAGCGGGCGTCATACGGTGCTCCTGATCGAGGCGGGCGGCGAGGACAAATCCTTCTGGTTCAAGATCCCGGTCGGCTATGCCAAGAGCTACTACAATCCGAAGGTCAACTGGATGTACCGCACCGAGCCCGAGCCCAATCTCGGCTGTCGGCGGATCTACGCTCCGCGCGGCAAGGTGCAGGGTGGTTCCGGCTCGATCAATGCCATGGTCTTCGTACGGGGCGCGCGTCAGGATTTCGACGACTGGCGCGATGCCGGAAACCCGGGCTGGGGCTTCGACGACGTGTTGCCCTACTTCCGCAAGTTGGAAACCCATGCCCGTGGCGAAAGCCCGTGGCATGGTGGTAATGGCCCGATCCATGTGACGCCGATGCGTGGCGCCACGCATCCGGTGAGCGACGCTTTTCTCGACGCCTGCAACGAGCTTGGCTTGCCCCTGAACGAAGATTTCAACGGCGCGACGATCGAGGGCGCCGGCGTCTACGACGTCAACACAAGGCGCGGCCAGCGCTCGCATTCGAGCGCTGAATATCTGCGCCCGGCGCTCAAGCGAGCGAACCTGACGATCGAGCGCGAGGCCCATGCGCGGCGTCTGCTGGTCGAGACGGACGGCAGGGTGTCGGGCATCGAGGTCATGCAGCATGGGCGGGCGAGACGCTTCAGCGCCCGCCGCGAGGTGATCCTGGCGGCAGGGGCCGTCGATACGCCAAAGCTGATGCAGCTTTCAGGCCTCGGCGATGGGGCAACCCTCTTTGCCCAGGGTATCGAGACGCGCAGGCATCTGCCCGCCGTCGGCAAGAACCTGCAGGACCACCTCTGCGCCAGCTTCTACTACCGCTCGAAGAAGCCGACGCTGAATGGCGATTTTGCGAGCCTGATCGGCCAGGCCCGCTTTGGCTTGATGTGGCTGCTGAAGCGCAGCGGTCCCTTTGCGATGAGCGTCAATCAGGCCGGAGGCTTCTTCCGAGGCTCGCCTGAGGAGATCAGGCCCAACATCCAGCTCTATTTCAACCCGCTCTCCTACCGCATTCCGGACAATCCGCGGGCCAGCCTGACGCCCGAGCCCTATCCCGGCTTCCTGATCGCCTTCAACGCCTGCCGGCCGACGAGCAAGGGAACGGTGACCATAGCGTCACCCGATGCCGCAGACGCCCCCCTGATCCGCCCGAACTACCTGTCGACGCAACGGGACATCGAGGAGGTCCTGCAGGGGAGCCGGATGATGCGCCGGATCGCGAATGCGCGGGCGCTGTCGGATTGGGTGGAGGAGGAGGTATCGCCTTCGAAGACGGTCGAAAGCGATGACAAACTGCTTGACTATTTCCGCTTCAACAGCGGCTCCATCTACCACCTCTGCGGCACCTGTGCGATGGGCAGCGATCCCCGCGAAACTGTGGTGGATGCCCGGCTCCGGGTGCATGGCGTCCCGGGGCTTCGCATTGTCGATGCCTCTGTCTTCCCGAACATCACGGCGGGCAACATCAACGCCCCGACGATGATGGTCGCCGAAAAGGGCTCGGCGATGATCCTGGAGGATGCCGCATCTGCCTGATATCAGCGCATGAAAAAAGCCGGACGCGAGGACCCGGCTCCTTTAACGACTTACAGAACGCCGAACTTATGCAGCAACGAGGATGCCGTTGAGATTTGTCAGTTCAGCGAGATATTGTTCAAGCTTCGTGCGATGATCGTTGTGATGCGCGCTGTCGAGTTCCTTGCGAGCGTCATCAATCCGCTTCTTCAGCGTCTCGGCAGAGATTTCGCTCATTGGGACAGCCGACTCAGCCAATAGCGTGCAGCCTGTCGGCAGGACGTCGGCAAAGCCGCCAAATACCACATATTTGGAGACCTGACCGGAAGCGAGCTTCACGGAGACCACACCCGGCTTGATGGTTGTCATGGTCGGAGCATGGTTTGCCATCACGGTCATTTCGCCGTCTGTCGCCGGAATGACCACTTCGCTCACCTTTTCGGAAAGCAGCAGACGCTCGGGCGATACGAGTTCAAAAGAGAAATTGTCGGCCATGACGGTTCACTTCTTCAATTGAGTGGGAGAGGCGTGCGCCTTCACGCACGCCGGTCCTTGATCAGGCAGCTTCGGCAGCCAGCTTCTTGGCCTTTTCGATCGCTTCGTCCATCGAACCGACCATGTAGAAGGCAGCTTCCGGAAGGTGATCATACTCGCCGTTGACCAGACCCTTGAAGCCCTTGATCGTGTCTTCGAGTGCGACCAGCTTGCCCGGCGAACCGGTGAAGACTTCAGCAACGAAGAACGGCTGCGACAGGAAGCGCTCGATCTTGCGGGCGCGGGCAACAGCCAGACGGTCTTCTTCAGAGAGTTCGTCCATACCCAGGATTGCGATGATATCCTGAAGCGCCTTGTAGCGCTGCAGCGTCGACTGCACCTTGCGAGCCACTTCATAATGCTCTGCGCCGACGATCATCGGGTCGAGCATACGCGATGTGGAGTCCAGCGGGTCAACGGCCGGATAGATACCCTTTTCAGCAATCGAACGCGACAGAACGGTCGTTGCATCCAGGTGGGCAAACGAAGTTGCCGGTGCCGGGTCGGTCAAGTCGTCGGCCGGAACGTAAATGGCCTGAACCGAGGTAATCGAGCCCTTGGTCGTGGTGGTGATGCGCTCCTGCATCTGACCCATGTCGGTGGCCAGAGTCGGCTGATAACCAACGGCCGACGGGATACGGCCGAGCAGAGCCGACACTTCGGAACCTGCCTGGGTGAAGCGGAAGATGTTGTCCACGAAGAAGAGAACGTCCTGGCCTTCGTCACGGAACTGCTCGGCGATCGTCAGACCGGTCAGAGCAACACGCGCACGAGCGCCCGGCGGCTCGTTCATCTGGCCGTAAACGAGAGCAGCCTTGGAGCCTTCACCACCGCCATGCTTGTTAACGCCAGACTCGATCATTTCGTGATAAAGGTCGTTGCCTTCGCGGGTACGTTCACCCACGCCAGCGAAGACCGAATAACCACCGTGTGCCTTGGCGACGTTGTTGATCAGTTCCATGATGAGAACGGTCTTGCCAACGCCGGCGCCACCGAACAGACCGATCTTGCCGCCCTTGGCGTAGGGAGCGAGCAGGTCGACAACCTTGATGCCGGTAACCAGGATCTGGGCTTCGGTCGACTGATCGACATAGGCCGGTGCGTCCTGGTGGATTGCGCGGCGACCGGATGTTTCGATCGGACCAGCTTCATCAACGGGTTCACCGATGACGTTCATGATACGGCCAAGGGTTTCCTTGCCGACCGGAACCGAGATTGGTGCGCCGGTGTCGACCACTTCCTGGCCGCGAACAAGACCTTCGGTCGAGTCCATGGCGATCGTACGGACCTGGTTTTCGCCGAGGTGCTGAGCAACTTCGAGAACCAGACGGTTGCCGCCATTGTTGGTTTCAAGTGCGTTCAGGATCGCGGGCAGTTCACCGTCGAACGCCACGTCCACGACAGCGCCGATGACCTGGGTCACCTTGCCGACAGAACCGGTTGCGGCCTTTGCCGCCTTTGATTTCGGGGTAGCTGCCTTAGCCATGTACCTTACCCTCTTTCCTTAACCTCAGAGCGCTTCCGCGCCCGAAATGATTTCAATGAGTTCCTTGGTGATCTGCGCCTGACGCTGACGGTTGTAGGACAATGTCAGTTTGTTGATCATCTCACCTGCATTGCGCGTCGCGTTATCCATGGCACTCATCTTTGCGCCCATTTCACCAGCAACGTTTTCGAGCAGAGCCCGGAAGATCTGAACCGAGATGTTGCGCGGGATGAGATCGGCAAGGATCGCACCGGCATCCGGCTCGTATTCATAAAGCGACGAAGCGCCATCCTGAGCGCCAGCATCCGTCGGGGCAGCAGCCGGTATCAGCTGCAGACCCGTCGGCACCTGGCTGATGACCGACTTGAATTCAGAATAGAACAGCGTGCAGACGTCGAATTCACCACGATCAAACATGGCGATCACCTTGCGCCCGATGGCATCCGCATCCGAGAAACCAACGCGCTTGACTTCGCGCAGGTCCGTACGCTCGACGATCATCGCACCGAATTCGCGACGCAGACTGTCATAGCCCTTCTTGCCGACGCAGAAGATCTTGACCGTCTTGCCCTGGGCAAGAAGCTTTCGGGCATGATCACGAGCATAACGCGAGATCTGCGAATTGAAGCCGCCGCAAAGGCCGCGCTCCGCGGTGCAGACGACGAGCAGGTGCACATCGTCCTTCCCGGTACCGGTCATCAAACGCGGCACGCTCTCGTCGCCACCAACTGCCTGAGCGATGTTGGCAAGAACCATGCTCATGCGCTGCGAATATGGCCGGGCAGCCTCGGCCGCCTCCTGCGCACGACGCAGCTTCGCCGCAGCGACCATTTTCATCGCCTTGGTGATCTTCTGCGTCGCCTTGACGGAGGCGATCCGGTTTTTCAGATCCTTAAGTGAAGGCATCCGTTATCCGTCCTTGGCTTGAGCCTGAATTAGGCGAAGTTCTTCGCGTAGCTATCGAGAGCGGCCTTGAGCTTGCCCTTGGTATCGTCGCTGATCGCCTTTTCGGTGCGGATCGTGTCGAGGATCGCCTTGCCTTCCGAACGGAGGTAGGACAGCAGACCCTGCTCGAACTTGCCGACCTGGCTGACCGGGATCTTGTCCAGGTAACCGTTGACGCCAGCGAAGATCACAGCAACCTGTTCTTCCGTCTTCAGCGGCGAGAACTGCGGCTGCTTCAGGAGCTCGGTCAGGCGAGCACCACGGTTCAGCAGGCGCTGGGTTGCAGCGTCAAGGTCCGAACCGAACTGGGCGAAGGCAGCCATTTCACGATACTGGGCGAGTTCACCCTTGATCGAGCCGGCAACCTGCTTCATCGCCTTGATCTGGGCGGCAGAACCAACGCGCGAAACCGACAGACCGACGTTAACGGCCGGACGAATGCCCTGGTAGAACAGGTCGGTTTCAAGGAAGATCTGACCGTCGGTGATCGAGATAACGTTGGTCGGAATAAAGGCCGAAACGTCGTTACCCTGGGTTTCGATGACCGGCAGAGCGGTCAGCGAACCGGCGCCAGCAGCGTCACCCATCTTGGCGGCGCGCTCGAGCAGACGCGAATGCAGGTAGAAGACGTCGCCCGGATAAGCTTCA from Peteryoungia desertarenae encodes the following:
- a CDS encoding LysR substrate-binding domain-containing protein; the protein is MRKLPALSAMKIFEVVGQTRSFTRAADRLNLTQSAVSRQVRNLEEQLGETLLVRRHHHLELTPAGTELLATLQHAFHNVELTVRNIMERGNLRRLRINVPPTFARRWLMPRLGRLRRVLPDIDISITTDLQDSLSERSLLDCAIRFGDGEWPMLNADLLMTERHIAVCAPSLLEEAKHDQALDLARLTFLHVLASADRRYLTWQRWLDAAGLTETDTAGGLEFDLLDLAIEAASSGLGVTVADRFMVQDLIDQGKLTEVLDVEVEGHESYWLVARTDSPPNPNVSAFRSWLLEELQTSTGSSKTTK
- the aldA gene encoding aldehyde dehydrogenase: MERYQNFIGGLFVEPRTANTIDVRNPATGDIFTSVPAATADEVVDAVRAASKAQRDWARQPAINRGEALRKLANILEKNAGRIGEALARESGKSLADATGEVIYGVELMRYHAEWARRIEGEVIDSDTPDETLMLKRAPIGIVACLIPFNFPIYTLVRKIAPALITGNAVVVRPSNTTPTSAFVFAECIAEADLPPGLVNIMTMSHDVAEAMCTRPEIGMITLTGSVSAGQKVLDFCKANIAKPSLELGGKTPVIVEPDADLDAVAKGVLAAKTAHCGQVCTSVERLYVHRSVHDALLEKLKASFSDRNFGDRSSNPQAMGPLASETARSRVHAMVERAMAEGANLETGGFVPQGAGYFYPPTLLSGCRHDMEIVREEVFGPVLPVIIYDDFDAALAMASDHQFGLASVVFTENYRKVMKAANEIEAGELYINRFPADPYQGYHAGWKRSGLGGDDGKHGMLEFTQTRLVILKQ
- a CDS encoding mandelate racemase/muconate lactonizing enzyme family protein codes for the protein MKVASLKTHVVATPAPHIGGMYWIFVELETACGIKGVGEIYSTAFHPSGIAVLVEDVFTRYLEGHDPHQIERFWRAAYSSGFTQRPDPTMVGIISGLEIACWDIIGKAGGRPVADLLGGPVHDKLRAYTYLYPKNSAGEYDYNDPDLAAEEAIRMVEAGFTGLKFDPAGPYTNYSGHQLSLPVMDRCEEFCRKIRDAIGNRADILFGTHGQMVPSSAIRLAKRLERYDPLWFEEPVPPGQEAAMAEVARATSIPVSTGERLTTKYEFQRVLQLGSASILQMNVARVGGLLEAKKIAGMAETFYAQIAPHLYNGPVGAAASIQLAATCPNFLIHEAIMDFGGFHAEVLKTKLGFDDGYLIPSREPGLGIELNDEVIAKHTPYTGDRLHLQMAPEHADVKAFAPAKG
- a CDS encoding GMC family oxidoreductase; amino-acid sequence: MIFDFIVVGAGSAGCIVASRLSESGRHTVLLIEAGGEDKSFWFKIPVGYAKSYYNPKVNWMYRTEPEPNLGCRRIYAPRGKVQGGSGSINAMVFVRGARQDFDDWRDAGNPGWGFDDVLPYFRKLETHARGESPWHGGNGPIHVTPMRGATHPVSDAFLDACNELGLPLNEDFNGATIEGAGVYDVNTRRGQRSHSSAEYLRPALKRANLTIEREAHARRLLVETDGRVSGIEVMQHGRARRFSARREVILAAGAVDTPKLMQLSGLGDGATLFAQGIETRRHLPAVGKNLQDHLCASFYYRSKKPTLNGDFASLIGQARFGLMWLLKRSGPFAMSVNQAGGFFRGSPEEIRPNIQLYFNPLSYRIPDNPRASLTPEPYPGFLIAFNACRPTSKGTVTIASPDAADAPLIRPNYLSTQRDIEEVLQGSRMMRRIANARALSDWVEEEVSPSKTVESDDKLLDYFRFNSGSIYHLCGTCAMGSDPRETVVDARLRVHGVPGLRIVDASVFPNITAGNINAPTMMVAEKGSAMILEDAASA
- a CDS encoding F0F1 ATP synthase subunit epsilon codes for the protein MADNFSFELVSPERLLLSEKVSEVVIPATDGEMTVMANHAPTMTTIKPGVVSVKLASGQVSKYVVFGGFADVLPTGCTLLAESAVPMSEISAETLKKRIDDARKELDSAHHNDHRTKLEQYLAELTNLNGILVAA
- the atpD gene encoding F0F1 ATP synthase subunit beta gives rise to the protein MAKAATPKSKAAKAATGSVGKVTQVIGAVVDVAFDGELPAILNALETNNGGNRLVLEVAQHLGENQVRTIAMDSTEGLVRGQEVVDTGAPISVPVGKETLGRIMNVIGEPVDEAGPIETSGRRAIHQDAPAYVDQSTEAQILVTGIKVVDLLAPYAKGGKIGLFGGAGVGKTVLIMELINNVAKAHGGYSVFAGVGERTREGNDLYHEMIESGVNKHGGGEGSKAALVYGQMNEPPGARARVALTGLTIAEQFRDEGQDVLFFVDNIFRFTQAGSEVSALLGRIPSAVGYQPTLATDMGQMQERITTTTKGSITSVQAIYVPADDLTDPAPATSFAHLDATTVLSRSIAEKGIYPAVDPLDSTSRMLDPMIVGAEHYEVARKVQSTLQRYKALQDIIAILGMDELSEEDRLAVARARKIERFLSQPFFVAEVFTGSPGKLVALEDTIKGFKGLVNGEYDHLPEAAFYMVGSMDEAIEKAKKLAAEAA
- a CDS encoding F0F1 ATP synthase subunit gamma; this translates as MPSLKDLKNRIASVKATQKITKAMKMVAAAKLRRAQEAAEAARPYSQRMSMVLANIAQAVGGDESVPRLMTGTGKDDVHLLVVCTAERGLCGGFNSQISRYARDHARKLLAQGKTVKIFCVGKKGYDSLRREFGAMIVERTDLREVKRVGFSDADAIGRKVIAMFDRGEFDVCTLFYSEFKSVISQVPTGLQLIPAAAPTDAGAQDGASSLYEYEPDAGAILADLIPRNISVQIFRALLENVAGEMGAKMSAMDNATRNAGEMINKLTLSYNRQRQAQITKELIEIISGAEAL